The Brassica oleracea var. oleracea cultivar TO1000 chromosome C6, BOL, whole genome shotgun sequence genome includes a region encoding these proteins:
- the LOC106298603 gene encoding pre-mRNA-splicing factor CWC22 homolog isoform X3 → MASPGFTDVFAALVSVINAKFPEVAELLLKRIVSLMTSQVAEEIIALEIVSVLLETPTDDSVEVAVGFVTECGAMLQEKDCMAEILPRLQYTP, encoded by the exons ATGGCATCTCCTGGATTCACGGACGTCTTTGCAGCTCTGGTCTCCGTTATCAACGCCAAGTTCCCCGAAGTTGCTGAGCTTTTGTTGAAAAGGATCGTCAGCTTAATGACAAG CCAAGTCGCTGAGGAGATTATTGCTCTTGAAATAGTCTCTGTGCTTCTGGAAACTCCGACTGATGACAGTGTCGAGGTGGCTGTTGGGTTCGTGACAGAGTGTGGTGCTATGCTCCAGGAAAAGGATTGCATG GCTGAGATTCTACCTCGACTTCAATATACGCCTTGA
- the LOC106298603 gene encoding pre-mRNA-splicing factor CWC22 homolog isoform X1, translating into MASPGFTDVFAALVSVINAKFPEVAELLLKRIVSLMTSQVAEEIIALEIVSVLLETPTDDSVEVAVGFVTECGAMLQEKDCMGHPAVRPELDLVEGKYSHNIYLLMMK; encoded by the exons ATGGCATCTCCTGGATTCACGGACGTCTTTGCAGCTCTGGTCTCCGTTATCAACGCCAAGTTCCCCGAAGTTGCTGAGCTTTTGTTGAAAAGGATCGTCAGCTTAATGACAAG CCAAGTCGCTGAGGAGATTATTGCTCTTGAAATAGTCTCTGTGCTTCTGGAAACTCCGACTGATGACAGTGTCGAGGTGGCTGTTGGGTTCGTGACAGAGTGTGGTGCTATGCTCCAGGAAAAGGATTGCATG GGACATCCAGCTGTGCGTCCTGAGCTAGATCTTGTGGAAGGAAAGTATTCGCACAATATATATCTCTTAATGATGAAATAG
- the LOC106298603 gene encoding pre-mRNA-splicing factor CWC22 homolog isoform X2, producing the protein MASPGFTDVFAALVSVINAKFPEVAELLLKRIVSLMTSQVAEEIIALEIVSVLLETPTDDSVEVAVGFVTECGAMLQEKDCMGSLLLGKQNFRDIQLCVLS; encoded by the exons ATGGCATCTCCTGGATTCACGGACGTCTTTGCAGCTCTGGTCTCCGTTATCAACGCCAAGTTCCCCGAAGTTGCTGAGCTTTTGTTGAAAAGGATCGTCAGCTTAATGACAAG CCAAGTCGCTGAGGAGATTATTGCTCTTGAAATAGTCTCTGTGCTTCTGGAAACTCCGACTGATGACAGTGTCGAGGTGGCTGTTGGGTTCGTGACAGAGTGTGGTGCTATGCTCCAGGAAAAGGATTGCATG GGCTCTTTGCTATTAGGAAAGCAAAATTTCAG GGACATCCAGCTGTGCGTCCTGAGCTAG
- the LOC106297870 gene encoding glutathione S-transferase T3-like, producing the protein MVKSGGYVNLVMSQGPFHLDSCDHLLFTGQSSGVSTVKERRKWSLKEDLILIGAWLNTSKDPIVSNEQKVGAFWNRIVEYYNSSPQLVGTTPRELGPCKQRWARINEGVCKFAGCYDMALREQRSGQNENDVMKSALDIFANDQGSKFNFEHAWRELRHDVKWCSTYLEKDKRKPTDSQGDGEGAVPEPYH; encoded by the coding sequence ATGGTGAAATCTGGTGGTTATGTAAACCTCGTAATGAGTCAAGGGCCATTTCATCTGGACTCCTGCGACCATCTTCTCTTTACTGGCCAAAGTTCTGGTGTGTCTACTGTCAAAGAGAGGAGAAAATGGTCACTGAAAGAGGATTTAATCCTCATCGGTGCGTGGCTCAACACCAGCAAAGACCCCATTGTGAGTAATGAACAAAAGGTAGGTGCCTTCTGGAACAGGATTGTAGAGTACTACAACTCCAGTCCTCAACTGGTTGGGACCACCCCACGAGAACTTGGGCCATGCAAGCAAAGATGGGCTAGGATCAACGAGGGAGTTTGCAAGTTTGCTGGTTGTTACGACATGGCACTGAGGGAGCAGAGAAGCGGGCAAAATGAGAACGATGTGATGAAGTCTGCGTTGGATATATTTGCCAATGACCAGGGATCGAAGTTCAACTTCGAACATGCGTGGAGGGAGCTTCGGCATGATGTGAAGTGGTGCTCAACATATCTGGAGAAGGACAAACGCAAACCAACGGATTCCCAAGGCGACGGTGAAGGGGCAGTGCCTGAGCCATATCATTAG
- the LOC106297871 gene encoding glutathione S-transferase T3-like, protein MDSNPFLNLNFVDLHQSQQASGIGLESSPIPLFGTQATKDSNFEQDSPLQRKERRSWSQTDDEVLISAWLNTSKDAVVGTEQKSGAFWKRVADYFAASPKHAGLEKREPLNCKNRWHKINDLVSKFCGAYEAAARQKTSGQNENDILKQAHLIFLNNYKKNFTLEHAWKELRHDQKWCDLSTQRTSKKRKGEDGAQSSTSRATEGVAGETVDRPPGVKAAKRSGKKPMEEGKGREEFERVWSYKQEDLSRREKLSKIGLLDRLLARTEPLPDYEETLKKKLINELFSS, encoded by the coding sequence ATGGATTCTAATCCATTTTTGAATTTAAATTTTGTTGATCTTCACCAAAGTCAACAAGCTAGTGGCATAGGTTTAGAATCTTCTCCCATTCCTTTATTTGGCACGCAAGCCACAAAAGATTCAAACTTCGAGCAAGACAGTCCACTGCAGCGTAAAGAACGCAGGTCTTGGTCGCAAACAGATGATGAGGTCCTCATCAGCGCTTGGCTTAACACCAGCAAAGATGCGGTTGTTGGGACCGAGCAAAAGTCTGGGGCCTTCTGGAAGAGAGTAGCTGACTACTTTGCTGCTAGTCCAAAGCATGCAGGCCTGGAAAAAAGAGAGCCATTGAACTGCAAGAATAGGTGGCACAAGATCAATGATCTTGTGTCCAAGTTCTGCGGAGCTTATGAAGCCGCAGCAAGACAGAAAACCTCAGGCCAAAATGAGAATGATATTCTCAAACAAGCTCACCTTATCTTCTTGAACAACTATAAAAAAAATTTCACTCTGGAACATGCGTGGAAGGAGCTTCGCCATGACCAGAAGTGGTGTGATCTATCTACACAGAGAACCTCAAAAAAGAGAAAAGGAGAGGACGGGGCTCAATCCTCAACATCTCGCGCAACTGAGGGGGTGGCTGGTGAAACGGTTGATCGGCCCCCTGGTGTTAAGGCTGCCAAGCGTAGTGGTAAGAAGCCAATGGAAGAGGGGAAGGGGCGAGAGGAGTTTGAGCGGGTTTGGTCGTATAAGCAAGAGGATTTGTCTAGGAGAGAAAAACTCTCCAAGATAGGTCTACTTGACCGTCTACTTGCTAGAACAGAGCCACTCCCTGACTATGAAGAAACGCTAAAGAAGAAACTCATCAATGAGTTGTTCTCCAGTTAG
- the LOC106297872 gene encoding uncharacterized protein LOC106297872 — MRKRQDTTVSSQKNLTGSALEWFAGLEENSIDNFTQLVSVFLKQYSVFIETRTTKADLWNLKQAPFEPLRAYISKFRDIKAKIANLNDAVALAALKNDVWFSSIFREEMTVRAPNSLDDALHRATFLATYKEDVAALKEQFMATKNNANKKPQAAKEQTTRGQHSEPKIAQRNQPIGPELVQKFKEFHEQLEAPIARKTKKKNKDSARPCKPTLSGWQGQYQPVSIRKQYLPAKYQEKRRIDFIYGGSKFCNSVNSIKAHQRRAEKTNGIRQPLSGPDHEITFDENETANVDQPHDDALVIRLDVGGCKLSRIMIDTGSSADVLFYDAFKRMGFTKTLLKQE, encoded by the exons ATGAGAAAGAGGCAGGATACTACCGTTTCTTCGCAGAAAAACCTCACCGGTTCCGCTTTGGAATGGTTCGCGGGCCTAGAGGAAAATTCGATAGATAATTTCACGCAACTCGTCTCGGTTTTCCTCAAGCAATATTCGGTTTTCATTGAAACAAGAACAACCAAAGCCGACCTTTGGAACCTCAAACAAGCTCCCTTCGAACCACTAAGGGCATACATAAGCAAGTTTAGAGACATCAAGGCCAAGATTGCGAACCTAAACGATGCAGTAGCCCTCGCAGCCCTAAAGAATGATGTATGGTTCTCCTCTATATTTAGGGAGGAGATGACGGTTAGGGCTCCAAACTCACTAGACGACGCCTTGCACCGAGCCACCTTCCTCGCAACCTACAAAGAAGACGTAGCCGCACTGAAAGAACAGTTCATGGCCACTAAAAACAACGCCAATAAGAAGCCGCAAGCAGCTAAGGAGCAAACCACCCGCGGGCAGCATTC CGAACCGAAGATCGCACAAAGAAACCAGCCCATTGGACCCGAGCTGGTCCAGAAATTCAAGGAATTCCACGAACAGCTGGAAGCACCGATAGCTCGCAAAACCAAAAAGAAGAACAAAGACAGCGCACGCCCATGCAAGCCCACACTGTCTGGGTGGCAAGGACAATACCAACCAGTATCAATCAGGAAGCAATACCTCCCCGCGAAATATCAGGAAAAACGCCGCATCGACTTTATCTACGGAGGATCAAAATTCTGCAACTCCGTGAACTCCATTAAAGCACACCAACGCAGAGCCGAGAAAACCAACGGAATCCGACAACCCTTGTCAGGCCCCGACCACGAAATCACGTTCGACGAAAATGAAACCGCAAACGTCGATCAGCCTCACGACGATGCTCTCGTTATACGACTCGACGTCGGTGGATGCAAACTATCTCGAATCATGATCGACACCGGCAGTTCGGCCGACGTCCTTTTCTACGACGCCTTCAAAAGGATGGGATTCACCAAAACCCTCCTCAAGCAAGAATGA
- the LOC106297873 gene encoding uncharacterized protein LOC106297873, with protein MAASFFFPRPITTTGDLEDLYNTYGVDRAVKSELASPLETPETVRDGYCRAYLAYFQSCGLSFPIPESVLEIFAELGLSFTQACPNLLWHLVALLVRAREEGISFGLDELRHLILIKKNKQSSGTFLASPRPGRHVTEAVPYRDELWRERFFVFKIDQASVGSFDYSKLSRSWAGEIAPPSPRRSTPSGPWFVHEGVGTLTASGDDLLYLACAVRPEGVAPPLLSSPAERTAYTKMVAASFSAIEACNELVAATEHRVGDSCRDAEIESIGLDIKRLSAELETAKLEGAKDARKIAGLVKDWERARRESATLAAEVNAQRARIVDLELERDRDIRRASPAARCDVVQRYSEILSRLKVKWVSKEKETFARIHLQEVVANIDLLNELGEGDLDMEKELTRLKEMEKYCESLVALAATSDWSPSGLDLPQVFEDSVDQDEGSSADRADS; from the exons ATGGCTGCATCATTCTTCTTTCCGCGCCCGATAACCACGACCGGCGATCTTGAAGATCTTTACAACACGTATGGGGTTGATCGCGCCGTCAAATCGGAGCTGGCTTCTCCTTTAGAGACTCCTGAGACTGTTCGAGACGGATACTGCAGAGCTTACCTAGCGTATTTCCAATCCTGCGGTCTCTCTTTTCCGATCCCGGAGTCCGTGCTGGAAATCTTTGCAGAGCTTGGGCTGTCGTTCACCCAAGCTTGTCCCAATCTTCTATGGCACCTCGTTGCGCTTCTGGTCAGGGCCAGAGAGGAGGGGATTTCTTTTGGTCTCGATGAGCTTCGTCATCTCATCTTGATCAAGAAGAACAAGCAGAGTTCCGGGACTTTCCTTGCTTCGCCTCGTCCGGGGCGTCATGTTACTGAGGCGGTCCCTTATAGAGACGAGTTATGGCGCGAACGATTTTTCGTTTTCAAGATCGATCAAGCGTCCGTGGGTAGCTTCGACTACTCCAAGCTTTCGAGATCTTGGGCTGGAGAAATAG CACCTCCTTCTCCTAGAAGATCGACTCCGTCGGGCCCTTGGTTTGTCCATGAGGGTGTAGGTACGTTGACTGCTTCAGGAGACGACCTCCTATATTTAGCTTGTGCTGTTAGACCAGAGGGTGTTGCTCCTCCGTTACTTTCTTCTCCCGCGGAGAGGACAGCTTATACCAAGATGGTGGCTGCGAGCTTTTCG GCTATAGAGGCTTGCAACGAGTTGGTTGCGGCTACTGAGCATCGCGTTGGGGACTCTTGTAGGGACGCAGAGATCGAGAGCATTGGTCTGGACATCAAGAGACTTTCGGCGGAGCTTGAGACAGCCAAGCTTGAGGGAGCAAAGGATGCTAGAAAGATCGCGGGGTTGGTTAAGGATTGGGAAAGAGCTCGTAGGGAGAGTGCGACTCTTGCGGCTGAGGTTAATGCGCAAAGGGCTAGGATCGTGGATCTCGAGCTGGAGAGGGATCGCGATATTAGACGAGCTTCTCCGGCTGCTCGTTGCGACGTTGTACAGAGGTACTCCGAGATCCTATCGCGTCTGAAAGTCAAATGGGTGAGCAAGGAGAAGGAGACGTTCGCCAGGATTCATCTTCAGGAGGTGGTGGCCAACATAGACCTGCTGAACGAGCTTGGTGAGGGCGACCTAGATATGGAGAAGGAGCTCACTCGTCTAAAGGAAATGGAGAAATATTGCGAAAGTCTCGTCGCTTTAGCCGCTACGTCGGATTGGTCTCCTTCAGGGCTTGATCTTCCCCAGGTATTCGAGGATTCGGTGGATCAAGACGAAGGATCTTCTGCTGATCGAGCTGATTCTTAG
- the LOC106300646 gene encoding probable 1-acyl-sn-glycerol-3-phosphate acyltransferase 4 → MEVCGDSDNLKNRPLTPLRILGGVIILLIFLSTAFMFLLYFSPIFALALRLLSVHQSRKSISFIFGHWLALWPYLFETINGTTLVFSGDTLPAEKRVLLIANHRTEVDWMYLWNIALRKGCLGYIKYVLKSSLMRLPIFGWGFHILEFIPVERNREVDEPVMLQMLSSFKDPQEPLWLALFPEGTDFTEDKCKRSQKFAAEADLPALSNLLLPKTRGFSVCFEALHNSLDAVYDLTIAYKPRCPSFMDNVFGTDPSEVHIHVRRVLAKEIPANDAESCAWLMDSFQLKDKLLNDFSAQGQFPNQRQEEELSILKCVATFGVVVSLTGLFVYLTLYSLSCFKVYVGLSFWYLSFATYYKFRPSPPVGCCCCRGGFSKEGKEH, encoded by the exons ATGGAAGTTTGTGGGGACTCTGATAACTTAAAGAACCGCCCCTTGACTCCGCTTAGGATCCTAGGAGGTGTCATCATCTTACTCATCTTCCTCTCCACGGCTTTCATGTTCCTCCTCTACTTCTCACCCATCTTCGCTCTAGCCTTACGTCTCCTAAGCGTCCACCAATCCAGGAAATCCATATCCTTCATCTTCGGTCACTGGCTAGCTCTCTGGCCTTACCTCTTCGAAACAATCAACGGAACAACCCTAGTGTTCTCCGGAGACACCCTTCCCGCAGAGAAACGTGTCCTTCTGATCGCAAACCACAGAACAGAGGTGGACTGGATGTATCTCTGGAACATCGCCTTGAGGAAAGGCTGTCTCGGCTACATCAAGTACGTCCTCAAGAGCAGTTTGATGAGGCTGCCTATTTTCGGATGGGGGTTTCATATTCTTGAGTTTATCCCTGTGGAGAGGAACCGTGAGGTTGATGAGCCTGTTATGCTTCAAATGCTTTCGAGTTTTAAAGATCCTCAAGAACCTTTGTGGCTCGCTCTATTCCCTGAAGGAACAGACTTCAC TGAAGACAAGTGCAAGAGGAGTCAAAAGTTTGCAGCTGAGGCTGATCTTCCAGCATTATCAAACCTACTTTTACCAAAAACAAGAGGCTTTAGCGTTTGCTTTGAAGCTCTGCATAACTCTTTGGATGCAGTATATGATTTGACTATAGCATACAAGCCTCGCTGCCCATCTTTCATGGACAATGTATTCGGGACCGATCCTTCAGAAGTTCATATCCACGTTAGGCGAGTTTTAGCTAAGGAGATTCCAGCAAACGATGCAGAGTCTTGTGCTTGGTTAATGGATTCGTTTCAGTTGAAGGACAAATTGTTAAATGATTTCAGTGCTCAGGGGCAGTTCCCAAATCAAAGACAAGAAGAAGAACTCTCTATCTTGAAATGCGTTGCAACTTTTGGAGTGGTGGTATCTTTGACAGGACTGTTCGTTTATCTGACCTTGTATTCACTTAGCTGTTTCAAAGTCTATGTTGGTCTAAGCTTTTGGTATTTATCTTTTGCTACTTATTACAAGTTTCGACCTTCGCCACCTGTTGGCTGTTGTTGTTGTAGAGGAGGTTTTAGTAAGGAAGGAAAAGAACACTAA
- the LOC106300647 gene encoding 30S ribosomal protein S9, chloroplastic-like isoform X1, producing the protein MRRERERETLPNLIPLSSSLCELPPATMALSVSNLASSLSSLSFSSQVSQGPNTLSFSWTNSLFSLPAKSARRASLSVTATVAAPAEVAEDDTMELKKYVKSRLPGGFAAQKIIGTGRRKCAIARVVLQEGTGKVIINYRDAKEYLQGNPLWLQYVKVPLVTLGYENSYDVFVKAHGGGLSGQAQAITLGVARALLKVSADHRSPLKKEGLLTRDARVVERKKVGLKKARKAPQFSKR; encoded by the exons ATGAGGCGAGAGAGAGAGAGAGAGACGCTGCCTAATCTCATCCCGTTATCTTCTTCCTTGTGCGAGCTTCCTCCAGCGACAATGGCTTTATCGGTTTCAAACCTCGCTTCTTCTCTCTCGTCCCTCTCTTTCTCTTCCCAAGTTTCTCAGGGACCAAACACACTTTCCTTCTCCTGGACGAACTCGTTGTTCTCATTACCGGCCAAATCCGCTCGTCGCGCTTCTCTCTCTGTAACCGCCACGGTAGCTGCTCCCGCGGAGGTAGCGGAGGATGATACGATGGAGCTGAAGAAGTACGTGAAATCTAGGCTTCCGGGAGGTTTCGCAGCACAGAAAATCATAGGCACGGGACGGCGTAAGTGCGCCATCGCTCGAGTTGTGCTCCAAGAAGGAACCGGGAAGGTTATTATTAACTATCGCGATGCCAAG GAGTACCTTCAGGGCAACCCATTGTGGCTTCAATACGTTAAAGTGCCATTAGTGACACTTGGTTACGAGAACAGCTACGACGTGTTTGTGAAAGCTCATGGAGGCGGTCTCTCTGGTCAAGCTCAAGCCATTACTCTCGGAGTTGCTCGTGCCCTCCTGAAGGTAAGTGCAGACCATAGATCTCCTCTGAAGAAAGAAGGTTTGCTCACTAGAGACGCGAGAGTCGTTGAAAGAAAGAAGGTTGGGCTCAAGAAGGCTCGTAAGGCACCACAATTCTCCAAGCGTTAA
- the LOC106300647 gene encoding 30S ribosomal protein S9, chloroplastic-like isoform X2: protein MALSVSNLASSLSSLSFSSQVSQGPNTLSFSWTNSLFSLPAKSARRASLSVTATVAAPAEVAEDDTMELKKYVKSRLPGGFAAQKIIGTGRRKCAIARVVLQEGTGKVIINYRDAKEYLQGNPLWLQYVKVPLVTLGYENSYDVFVKAHGGGLSGQAQAITLGVARALLKVSADHRSPLKKEGLLTRDARVVERKKVGLKKARKAPQFSKR, encoded by the exons ATGGCTTTATCGGTTTCAAACCTCGCTTCTTCTCTCTCGTCCCTCTCTTTCTCTTCCCAAGTTTCTCAGGGACCAAACACACTTTCCTTCTCCTGGACGAACTCGTTGTTCTCATTACCGGCCAAATCCGCTCGTCGCGCTTCTCTCTCTGTAACCGCCACGGTAGCTGCTCCCGCGGAGGTAGCGGAGGATGATACGATGGAGCTGAAGAAGTACGTGAAATCTAGGCTTCCGGGAGGTTTCGCAGCACAGAAAATCATAGGCACGGGACGGCGTAAGTGCGCCATCGCTCGAGTTGTGCTCCAAGAAGGAACCGGGAAGGTTATTATTAACTATCGCGATGCCAAG GAGTACCTTCAGGGCAACCCATTGTGGCTTCAATACGTTAAAGTGCCATTAGTGACACTTGGTTACGAGAACAGCTACGACGTGTTTGTGAAAGCTCATGGAGGCGGTCTCTCTGGTCAAGCTCAAGCCATTACTCTCGGAGTTGCTCGTGCCCTCCTGAAGGTAAGTGCAGACCATAGATCTCCTCTGAAGAAAGAAGGTTTGCTCACTAGAGACGCGAGAGTCGTTGAAAGAAAGAAGGTTGGGCTCAAGAAGGCTCGTAAGGCACCACAATTCTCCAAGCGTTAA